DNA from Coffea arabica cultivar ET-39 chromosome 10c, Coffea Arabica ET-39 HiFi, whole genome shotgun sequence:
ATCATGCCATATACTATCATGGTCTAGCATAGATCTTTAACGATACCACATAGAGTGAGAATTAAAATTTGGCATGCAGTAACAGAAAACCATATACAGAAAATTAACCATGATAGTATAATTTTGTACTAATGAGTATTGTACAACTATGACCCATGCTACTTCGTCCTTTCGTGATCCATCTAATTAGCCCATGGTCATAGAAGTTTTACCTTATATGTGTTTTTCGATTTATTTAACATGTATAGAAAAGCAATATGCAAGCTCCTCAtgagaagatgaagaagaatcCTGACTATGTATGCAAATTCTATCGACGGTCTTAAACAAGCTCCTCATACTTGGTTTCACCATTTCTGTTCTTATCGTCTTCGTCATGGTTTCACTTGTAGTCCTACTGATACCTTGAAAATGAACAGATTTGGGCCCCCACCTTTGAAACGTGTAGTAAGAAATTTTAGGCTCTGTTTTTCTATTCTGCATTTGCAAGGTCTTGACCATGTCATAGATGGCTGGCTAATTAGAAATTTCGAAAACATCATACTTTACATTCAAGCCTTTCggattgcatatatatatattggtcaAACTGTCCTTATTATGATTAGGAtggtttttttttggtcaaactgTCATCattctccatttttcttccatTTGACTTGTCAGTCCGTTTATCCGTATGATAGATAGGAATTAATAGTTAGATTTTTGTATAAGACAAAAGgtaccttttatttttttccttgattCTGGGTAATACATGCTTGAGTTGATTGCTTTCTATACACGACCAGCTTTCTATTAACTGAATTCGATGAAACTTGCCAGATATGGTACATCCGTGAATGACTCCTTTTATGGGTAAATAATTTCATATGAGTGTTGATGTAATTACAGGTGTATATAGTGTTTTATTCATACGAGTGTTGATGTAATTACAGGTGTATATTGCGTTTTGTGCTAATATATTTATAGCTTGTCGATTTGCCTCACCATATAAGTTTAACGCCATTGATAGTTTCATCTTCCCACGGTTCAACTAAGTAAACCGTGGTAGAAACGTGGTAAGGGTAGAAAAAGTCCCTTTACACAGAGATTTGGGATCATTGTTGGTATGGAAAGATGATTGTTGGAAAGAATAGCGTGTGCTATGGGAGGAAAATTACAGGATGAATTTTGCTGCCTAGAATATTGACAATCAGTTCTTAATGAATTGTAACTAACACCTAGTTTTGGAACTTGCATAGAACAGGCATCCTACCCAAGAAAAATTAATCACAAACTAATACTTAATAGAAAGGAAGGGAATCAATTAACTCAAAGACAATACATACCGTTGGTTTTGGGCTAAAATAATTACATAAGTAACAATAATTTCTCTAATTAAACTTAAcaagaaaattaacaaaattatcATACCCCAATATTGCataaaaaatgcaaataatttgtaGCATTAATATTTGTTTGGTATCATTTGAGGCACAAGATAGGTTGTTCTCTTTAGAATAATTCACGTCTCTACAAAATATCCTCCAGTATAATAGGTCTTAGCACGATGAAGTGCATTTTAATTTAAGGGAAAAGTAAGCCAATGCAAGAAATACAATACGATTATCATTTGACATAATGTTGGATCTGGTGATCCTACATTTCAGCATTTCTGTTTTATTCTTCATTCATTTACATATACGGAAGAAGTAGTCTTCCAGGGCTGGGTGAAAAGCTGAAAGCAGATTACATGTTTTACGGCAAGCAAGCACCAGTACAGCAGCTTCTTAGTTATCAATCTTGAAATGACAAACATCAAGTTTCTTCAATTTGCCGCGTGCTGCGAAAAACTTTCCGCTGTTGTAGGCCTTATACTTGCGAGGATTTTGCTCGTTGATCAGTTCCTCCAGGGGCTCAACCCAAGTATAATGTGCTGGGTTGAAGAAGAATGCAATGGAAAACCTTTCCTTCTCAGAATTCACACTCACCCTGTGTTCCACACTCCCATATTTGTCATTGCTCCACACCTGCACACAATCCGACAAAATAATCAGCTGAATTATTAGTATGACCAGCCTTTGATTCCATATTTTCTGATATTGGTACCTGGATAATGTCAGCAATATTGATGATATAAGCATTAGGAGTTGGTTTCACAAGAATCCACTCTCCGTCAGttttcctctttacttcaagtCCTTCAACATCATCTTGAGCAAGAATGGTCAAAGCCACAGCATCCTGATGCTGACCAACCCCCAAAGCCAAATCAGGGCTAGGACAAGGTGGATAGTGATTGACCCTGATAAGGGTCGTTTGATCCTCAAAGAAGCCATGAAACCTATTCTTTGGCAACCCCAAACTCAGAGCTATGAGCTCCATTAACTTGAAAGCCAGTTTTTCCGCTTCGCGAGCAAACTCATCACAAACTTCCCTGCAAGAAATTCAAATTAGTTTTGCAAGCATAGTTGTTAGGTGACAAAAATCTAAAAGAGTGGAAAAGTGTCTGCAAATCAAGAGTGGAAATAGCTAAAAAGATAatgagagatttttttttttttaaattagtgATTGAGAGTGGTCCGTAACTCTCAAAATCAAGCGTCTGTCGTCTTTATGCTTTCCTTCCTCCCACAAGGCCAAAAAGTGCACGTATACAATTTAATTTCTAAAGCTCAGATGCAAGAAACCAAATTTTACCTAAACTCTGGAGGATTTTGCGGCCACTGATTAGTCAATTCCCTGACTTCTTCATCATCAGGTTCATCTGAAGCAGCAACAAGTGTGGGTTTCTTCAAAACAAAATCAAACACTTCTTTCCAATCTCTAACATTATTTTTTGTATTCTCGGCGTCTACGTATCCCAACACGCCAGCTCCGATCCTCCGCACCTTTAACTTCTCCTCCTTGGGTAAAGCAAAGAATTTTCTTGATCCCAATTCGATCTTTTCTTGACATTCCAATGGAACACCATGATTGATAACTTGGAAAAAACCCCATTTCTGGGATGCATCACCTATCTCGGAGACTAGGCGTGCTAAGTCAGCATCAGTGTGAGGAGAGTTTAGGACAGAGAGATCAATCAGAGGGATGCCTTCATCTTCAATTCTTGTTGGTTTAGGCCTGTGCTCAAGAGCTTGCACAAAAGCGGAGTCAACTGCAGACTCTCCCATCGCTTGGATTGTTTTGGAACTTTTGCTGCTAAAGTCTGAAGGTCTAAGAGTGAAGTAGGGTAAGATTGGTTAACTCCTTGGACTGCTCAATGGCTTTATAAGCTGTTGTGCGATACATTGACCATGAACACATTTGGGTCCCATCTTTGAAACTTGTGGTAAGAAGTTTTAGGCTTTTACCATTTCATAGACGGCTGGCTACTTAGACGCTTCGAAAACATCACACTTTACATCCAATTCTTTCGTCATGGACAGATTTGGGTCCTATCTTTGAAACTTGTAGCAAGAAGTTTTAGACTTTTAGTTACCATTTCACAGATGGCTGGCTAATTAGAAACTTCGAAAACATCACACTTTACATTCAAGCCTTTAGTCATGGATTAcatattactccctccgtcccattttcttagtcttggtttttttttcacacagattaagaaagtgtaattaatttggttggaaacataaatttagagtaataatttcctaaaatacccttatgctaatcacgaagagtgcattggaaaagctcaatgtattcaatgtagtgggttagtatttaataacaatgtattaataacaagatatttaataagggtattgtagacaatttgaaagatcactacatttcttaatgggaaagtggactacaatttgggacagaccaaaaaggaaaacaagactattaaagtgggacggagggagtattatgtttttttttgtcaaactatCCTTATTATGATTAGGGTGGTTTTACACTAAAAATTGGATGTAATGACTTAGGTGCACGTTTTCTTGACATTCTTCTTATATACTTcgtccgtcccactttgatagtcttgttttcctttttcgtctgtcccaaattgtagtccactttcccattaagaaatgtagtaatctttcaaattgtctaaaatacccttattaaatatcttgttattaatacattgttattaaatactagtccactacattgaatacattgaacttttccaatactaacccattagctgtaattgatattaattggcactctccgtgattagcataagggtattttaggaaattattaatctaaatttatgtttccaaccaaattaattacactttcttaatctgtttgaaaaaaaaatcaaaactaacaaaacgggacggagggagtataaatAAAGGAGTTCGGTTTCAAGTCGCTGTTCTGATTTTTTTCTGCCCCTTTAGAGGTAAAGTGGTAATTTTGTAGCAGTTGTGTACGTGTTTGCCGCATAAGGTACAAGTGATTTAAGCTCAACTAAATTACTATGGTGTCCCATTTTAGTTTTAAAATCGTGTTAAGAGATGCTCATTGAAGGCTAGCTAGATGCTACATGAAATTACTTAGCTCATTGAATGCTAAGAGATTATCTAAAGCTGCTCAGGTTTTTTTGGTAATTTACTCCTTCCTCTATTAATGAATGAATTTCATCAGTTTTAGAATAGCGGTTACTCCATTAGTTAATCAAGCCATTGAACGATTGATCTTTCtgcttcttccttttttcttttttttttttctatttttcctttgctttttaatattactttttgGCTTTCGGCATTGGGTCATTTTTGCTATGGTTGTTTGATTAGTTATgtttattttcttctcttgctctctttggATTTGCTTCAtatgtttttctttaaaattattTGATGTTGTTTAAATCATGTGAGTACAATagaaatttcattttaaatttgatGGTTCTTTTTATTGTTAGAAAATAATCTCTGGGAATAAGTCTACTGGTAAGCTGCTGCTGCCCAATTCAATCGAACCTATTAATCTCTTCACCCTACTTAGTACAAATAAAAACTCAAACAATCATTTTTGTTCTATTTTAAAACtactaatttttttcctttgtgatttttttaattGCATAGGGATTATGAGTCTTCTCTAATTGACCCACCTATGGATTTGATCTACTATCTTTGCTATGGCTTTTGATTTTATGTTCAAGGCAAAATTATGCACACAACCTATTTtgattatatttttttcagGAATTTTAATTTGCTTAGAGTAATTTCTACCAATCTAAGTTTGGTTATGTTATAAAGAAGTGACCGCTGACAAAGCATTTGAGTCAGGGCTCCTATAATTGCTTACTATGTGGGTGCGCATTGAATGTCTCGTACtcccaaaagaaactagtctaTGTATGATTGAGTTTATTGTGGattatcaagaaaagaaaaggacaatGATGAATTAGTTGGATTTGCGTATAGAAActgaaggtttttttttttttttggtgaatctgATTTTAGGATGACCAATTTAATTATGTTTCCATGAAATATAAAATTTCCTTTAAAGAAAGTTAATTTGTGcttaagaggaaaaaaaaacttgtgCTTGGGcagcttttttattttatggagCAGTATTGAAAGTTCAATTATGTTTATATGCTTTTCTTCTACCAATTTAGATGGTTTATGTATGGAACCTTTTCAATTGTTAGTGTAGATATACTATTTAGTTTGACTTTAACCTCCAATTATCCCAATAGATTCTTGTTCTCTCTGTCTGTTCATTAACATTTTTAGACTTTATTCTTATTATTAAATATTGTTGTGCACAGATTCCCAACATGTGATACGCACTAAATTGATCTAATCATAGCCAGCACTTCCTCTTGATCACATTGTATGCTATGATCTTTCATATTATTCCCCTGCCATTGCAGAGAAAGTAAAACTTGGAAGTCTTTTATTCATTTCTATCAAATGTCTGCTATGAAGAACCAACTTGTAGCTCAAGCAGACAAAAGATATATGCCTCTATAATTACTTCACCAGAAGTGAAGTGTGCCAACTTTTTTGTGCTattctatttttaaaaaatgagtttaTCCTCtaatcattcattttgttttgtCATAACTCCCTTTGGAATGTAAAAGAAGTGAAAGGAAGGACTAAGGAATAAATGGTCTGGTTATTTCCAAACTCTAACCACTTCCTCTCTTTGAAGGAATTTTCTTGATGGTATTATTCACTTTTGATGATTTGATTAACTACAATATTGGATTGAAAATATGGATTCCGTTTTTTACTCTTCGTCTCTTTAAAGCTAGGGTAACAAATCTgtcaaaaattttccttttgcaTTTAAAGTGATTAGTAACAAACTGGCTTGTTTACGTTAAAGTAGATACTAGATTTCTTAGCTGAGCTTGTTTTTCTGCCCTAAGAATATGTATTTCTGTTTCCTACCTATTCTAGCTGCTTTACATTTGACATTCTTTTCGAATCATTGGCATAACTTTCTCTTCAGTTAGCTTTTGTTTGGACACGTATAATGAAATGTTTCTGCACTACTATTAATATTTGGTATTCAAGTACCATTAAAATTGCAGCAAttcttttaaacaaaaaaaaactgaatAGAAATTGAAAGCCAAGGAAGAATCCCTCTTCCCGCCAAGCATCAGATTGCCGGCAACCAGTCCTTGAATGAACAATGTTACCATCAGCCTTATCCCTGCCGTTCACAACCTAATAGACATCATCTGGCATCACGGAACCTCTCTGCCCAAAACCAGAAGCGTACCCTTCATCAAACATTTTCGAATTCCTCCAACTTTTCAATGATGACTTCTTATTATTCTCTTGCCATAATCCCAGATCCATTAATTTAccccaaataaagaaattaataaaCAGCCCTCAATTTCCCAGCCTCCATTGCAGCTACTCAATTATCAAACATCGCTTCATTTGAACCAAAATATGAACTTCCGTATCAAATTCACGTATTTAAGTGCCTATGATCTTGCAATCGTACTCATTACTTATGAGTGGTCGGATTGCATGGCCTTTGCACCCTGTCCATTCCTTGGGCTGCGCACCAAGGTTGAGAAACgaagggaaaaataaaaagaataaggATAAGAGGAGGGAGGGTCCGCaagagatgaagaaggcaaatgagaggagggaggaggaaggAATGGCGATGGAAGGCACCGCTTTGAATATTTGATCCCCTTGATTTTTGTTCCATAATGTTTAGAGAAAGCTTTCCATGGTTCTTGCTATTCTTATTTTTTTGATGAAGGTAAGAATTAGGGTTTGTTTGGGAACATCGACTATTATTTGGTCTACACAGTTAGTGCcctttattaatatttttagtGGGAGGGGATGATTGTTTTGGGTCTATCAGGTCAAAAGGGGTGATTGTAGCATTTCAAATCTCAGGGAGTGTGGtcatattttggtcaaaatacaAGGGAGGCAAATGCAGTTAACCATTAATACACTGCAA
Protein-coding regions in this window:
- the LOC113713278 gene encoding protein LATERAL BRANCHING OXIDOREDUCTASE 1-like → MGESAVDSAFVQALEHRPKPTRIEDEGIPLIDLSVLNSPHTDADLARLVSEIGDASQKWGFFQVINHGVPLECQEKIELGSRKFFALPKEEKLKVRRIGAGVLGYVDAENTKNNVRDWKEVFDFVLKKPTLVAASDEPDDEEVRELTNQWPQNPPEFREVCDEFAREAEKLAFKLMELIALSLGLPKNRFHGFFEDQTTLIRVNHYPPCPSPDLALGVGQHQDAVALTILAQDDVEGLEVKRKTDGEWILVKPTPNAYIINIADIIQVWSNDKYGSVEHRVSVNSEKERFSIAFFFNPAHYTWVEPLEELINEQNPRKYKAYNSGKFFAARGKLKKLDVCHFKIDN